A region of Deinococcus misasensis DSM 22328 DNA encodes the following proteins:
- a CDS encoding HRDC domain-containing protein has product MDRPETLRILQLLADGVDPHSGEVFENSSPYQHPQVVRALFHALKVLEKTATAPEAPASKTAPEKPAPPELNLSELSGEEQERFEKLRAWRTEQARKQNTPQYTVAHNRQLFEMAQLKDLSFASLSGIKGFGGKRAEKYAEEIQRLLEE; this is encoded by the coding sequence ATGGACAGACCTGAAACCCTTCGCATTTTGCAATTGCTCGCCGATGGGGTGGACCCCCACTCTGGAGAGGTTTTTGAAAACAGCAGCCCTTATCAGCATCCTCAGGTGGTGCGTGCCCTGTTTCACGCCCTGAAAGTGCTGGAAAAAACCGCAACTGCCCCTGAGGCACCAGCCAGCAAAACCGCACCAGAGAAGCCTGCCCCTCCAGAGCTGAACCTCTCCGAACTCTCTGGAGAGGAGCAAGAGCGTTTTGAAAAACTCCGTGCATGGCGCACCGAACAGGCCCGCAAGCAGAACACTCCGCAATACACGGTTGCCCACAACCGCCAGCTTTTTGAGATGGCACAATTGAAAGACCTCTCCTTTGCAAGCCTCTCTGGCATCAAAGGCTTTGGAGGCAAACGGGCCGAAAAATACGCAGAGGAAATCCAGCGTTTACTGGAGGAATGA
- the ltaE gene encoding low-specificity L-threonine aldolase, translated as MLVDLRSDTVTRPTPEMLQAMLEAPVGDDVYGEDPTVNLLQEEAARLLGFEAALFMPSGTMTNQVAIATHTKRGQEVITQQGAHIYEYELGMMATFSGVVPRFVAAPLGIPDPADIRKAIGRSIHKSPTGLISLENTHNVAGGTVVPLDVLKGVREVSLSEGLPMHVDGARLMNAAVALGVDVKEITQHFDSVSLCLSKGLGAPVGSVLAGSRAFIKEAHRYRKMMGGGMRQAGILAAAARLALSQGPARLAEDHRKTRVLAEALVAAGYGVNMEAVQTNIIYAQVPDAFQKVEELKSKGILANALYADSLRVVLHHQITQEMLDHTIANL; from the coding sequence ATGCTTGTTGATCTGCGTTCCGACACCGTCACCCGTCCCACCCCCGAGATGCTGCAAGCCATGCTGGAAGCCCCTGTGGGCGATGACGTGTATGGCGAAGACCCCACCGTCAACCTCCTGCAAGAAGAAGCAGCACGTCTGCTGGGTTTTGAAGCGGCCCTGTTCATGCCCTCTGGCACCATGACCAATCAGGTGGCGATTGCCACCCACACCAAACGCGGTCAGGAAGTGATCACCCAGCAAGGGGCGCACATCTACGAATACGAACTGGGCATGATGGCCACTTTCTCAGGTGTGGTTCCCAGATTTGTGGCTGCCCCTCTGGGGATTCCAGACCCTGCAGACATCCGCAAAGCCATTGGACGCAGCATCCACAAAAGCCCCACCGGCCTGATCTCTCTGGAAAACACCCACAACGTGGCCGGAGGAACGGTGGTCCCTCTGGATGTACTCAAAGGGGTCCGGGAAGTGAGCCTCTCGGAAGGCCTGCCCATGCACGTGGATGGTGCCCGTCTGATGAACGCTGCCGTGGCTCTGGGAGTGGATGTCAAAGAGATCACCCAGCACTTTGACTCGGTCAGTCTGTGTCTGAGCAAAGGGCTCGGGGCACCTGTAGGCAGCGTGCTGGCCGGATCCAGAGCCTTCATCAAAGAAGCCCACCGTTACCGCAAGATGATGGGAGGTGGCATGCGTCAGGCCGGAATTCTGGCTGCCGCTGCACGCCTTGCCCTGTCTCAGGGACCTGCCCGTCTGGCCGAAGACCACCGCAAAACCAGAGTCCTTGCGGAAGCTCTGGTGGCAGCAGGTTATGGGGTGAACATGGAAGCTGTGCAGACCAACATCATTTACGCTCAGGTTCCAGATGCTTTCCAGAAGGTGGAAGAGCTGAAGAGCAAAGGGATTCTGGCCAATGCCCTGTATGCAGACAGCCTGCGCGTGGTGCTGCACCACCAGATCACACAGGAAATGCTGGACCACACCATCGCCAACCTTTGA
- a CDS encoding GNAT family N-acetyltransferase, which translates to MHKTITHLEMTHPEQLNPKFSPEPAFQVRIPEVQDYRLNRFFYQWVGKDYRWTDRLPWTDEQWQAFAEEPGLQLIIAELKNTPIGYAELKPYGTEYEISMFGLADRYIGMGLGGPFLTGVIQTAWDLGATRVFLNTCDWDHPGALQNYLSRGFQVYRQEHL; encoded by the coding sequence ATGCACAAGACCATCACCCATCTGGAAATGACCCATCCAGAGCAATTGAACCCCAAATTCAGCCCCGAGCCAGCTTTTCAGGTTCGCATTCCAGAGGTTCAGGATTACCGGTTGAACCGCTTTTTTTACCAGTGGGTGGGCAAAGATTACCGCTGGACCGATCGCCTCCCTTGGACCGACGAACAGTGGCAGGCTTTCGCTGAGGAGCCCGGTCTACAACTCATCATCGCCGAACTGAAAAACACTCCCATCGGGTACGCCGAACTGAAACCTTACGGCACCGAATATGAAATCAGCATGTTTGGACTGGCAGACCGTTACATCGGCATGGGATTGGGGGGGCCTTTCCTGACCGGGGTCATCCAGACGGCATGGGACCTCGGGGCGACAAGGGTTTTCCTGAACACCTGTGACTGGGATCATCCGGGTGCCCTTCAGAATTATCTCTCACGGGGATTCCAGGTATACCGACAGGAACACCTTTGA
- a CDS encoding metallophosphoesterase family protein, which translates to MNSKMWMLGFLLFCSSGMAQSASSTSTVLAAGDIGMCNLKAPFWTGDLMRDQLQKDPLAVVLALGDLAYPVGSSSDFQNCYDPAWGSFKDRTHPAPGNHEYGTANAAPYFQYFREKAARGYYSMAFNNWKVISLNSNLKGEAMQAQLNWLRSDLESSSSKCTLAFWHHPLVSSGYHGNNSVMQEAWNILQEKHADLVLVGHDHHYERFAPLNSSGAPDPEGIRQFIVGTGGAVLYRTLFVKAGSEKRVNGQFGVLKLNLQDDQYTWQFLAAHPRIKGKVLDSGSARCYPK; encoded by the coding sequence ATGAATTCAAAGATGTGGATGCTGGGATTTCTGCTCTTTTGCTCCTCTGGAATGGCCCAGAGTGCCTCTTCAACAAGCACGGTGCTGGCGGCTGGGGACATCGGGATGTGCAACCTCAAAGCCCCCTTCTGGACAGGTGACCTGATGCGGGACCAGTTGCAGAAAGACCCTCTGGCGGTGGTGCTTGCGCTTGGGGATCTGGCCTATCCTGTAGGCTCCAGCAGCGATTTCCAGAATTGCTACGATCCTGCATGGGGCAGTTTCAAAGACCGCACCCATCCTGCACCCGGAAACCACGAATACGGAACAGCAAATGCTGCACCTTACTTTCAATATTTTCGGGAAAAGGCAGCCAGAGGGTATTACAGCATGGCTTTCAACAACTGGAAGGTGATCTCCCTCAATTCCAACCTCAAAGGGGAGGCCATGCAGGCCCAACTGAACTGGTTGCGTTCAGATCTGGAATCTTCTTCCAGCAAGTGCACACTGGCCTTCTGGCACCATCCTCTGGTGTCCTCTGGATACCACGGCAACAACAGCGTGATGCAGGAGGCGTGGAACATCCTGCAAGAAAAACATGCCGATCTGGTGCTGGTGGGCCACGACCACCACTATGAGCGGTTTGCTCCGCTGAACAGTTCGGGAGCCCCTGACCCAGAGGGCATCCGTCAATTCATCGTGGGCACAGGAGGGGCCGTGCTATACCGCACCCTCTTTGTCAAAGCAGGCAGTGAAAAGCGGGTGAATGGTCAATTTGGGGTTTTGAAACTGAACCTGCAAGACGACCAGTACACGTGGCAATTTCTGGCGGCCCATCCAAGAATCAAAGGCAAAGTGCTGGACTCTGGCTCTGCCAGGTGTTATCCCAAGTGA